Proteins encoded within one genomic window of uncultured Fusobacterium sp.:
- a CDS encoding BREX system Lon protease-like protein BrxL: MKEKQLKLIAMGIVLKVSKNDEKKSFNEIQKQVIENSIEKENTFATIGANITPIINGIGIDSYKLVAKEIMIRLINLIPFVQESLHLWQYGRPAFGKTFMLAKVLSPISKAISGKITGPQLFGDIKKGEEGLVGSYQVLGFEDIQSFNLSTEELGAILDFLTTGETRLKNISNSTNDSLSASKVYPTSFIFNGNFEDSIEKELQKNPYTSVKELLCTSFTDKFSQENFKTRVVCIPTWISRNLIPISDKDFKVEGYQIEFFQKECEILKNISLDYDLKAPNKNPRLNTNIRKLVYGLYKLCNFSQLVLGKKVITTQLDLEGFEFIAQKLVELPFSNSNFTLVGNVAVNQLWIKLSEHLMKYPLTSIIEAYVDENRITVKFKEEKDSYFKIALDSQGISQNKAEVRIYEEIPELYKEDFVPIYAIKNDYTVVVAKTKNSLLSSFQEVKNIKELLKKNISLDSIKSSLENSELIEYLEYIEQKNNEEFLKLKKENKRLCDFILDSFSINERIAAKNAPLNKKEKENLTYDIIKYLAKNYSIPENIFKTYHFVLDEEKRSVQLLHYHYIKI, translated from the coding sequence ATGAAAGAAAAACAATTGAAACTTATTGCTATGGGAATAGTCTTAAAAGTAAGTAAAAATGATGAAAAAAAATCATTTAATGAAATTCAAAAACAAGTAATAGAAAATAGCATTGAAAAAGAAAATACTTTCGCTACTATAGGAGCGAATATCACTCCTATAATTAATGGAATAGGAATAGATTCCTATAAATTAGTTGCAAAAGAGATAATGATAAGACTTATAAATCTAATACCATTCGTCCAAGAAAGTTTACATCTATGGCAGTATGGTAGACCAGCCTTTGGAAAAACTTTTATGTTGGCAAAAGTATTATCGCCTATTTCCAAAGCTATTAGTGGTAAAATCACTGGACCACAGCTTTTTGGAGATATTAAAAAAGGTGAAGAAGGATTAGTAGGAAGTTATCAAGTTCTTGGCTTTGAAGATATTCAAAGCTTTAATCTAAGTACTGAAGAACTCGGAGCAATCCTTGATTTTTTAACGACAGGTGAAACTAGATTAAAGAATATTTCTAATTCAACTAATGATTCACTAAGTGCCTCTAAAGTATACCCTACTAGCTTTATCTTTAATGGAAATTTTGAGGATAGTATAGAAAAAGAATTACAAAAGAATCCATACACCTCTGTAAAAGAACTACTCTGCACTTCTTTTACAGATAAATTCAGTCAAGAAAACTTTAAAACAAGGGTTGTCTGTATCCCAACCTGGATAAGTAGAAATCTTATTCCTATATCTGATAAAGATTTTAAAGTCGAAGGATATCAAATCGAGTTCTTTCAAAAAGAATGTGAAATATTAAAAAATATATCACTGGATTATGACTTAAAGGCTCCAAATAAAAACCCTAGACTAAATACTAATATTAGGAAATTAGTTTATGGACTTTACAAGCTCTGTAACTTTTCTCAATTGGTTTTAGGAAAAAAAGTAATTACAACACAATTAGATCTGGAAGGATTTGAGTTTATAGCTCAAAAACTTGTTGAACTACCTTTTTCAAATTCAAACTTCACCCTAGTTGGAAATGTAGCAGTAAATCAACTTTGGATAAAACTATCAGAACATCTTATGAAATATCCATTAACTTCTATAATTGAAGCATATGTAGACGAAAATAGGATAACTGTTAAATTTAAAGAAGAGAAAGATTCATACTTTAAAATAGCACTAGATTCACAAGGTATTTCCCAAAATAAAGCTGAAGTTAGAATTTATGAAGAGATTCCTGAACTATATAAGGAAGACTTCGTTCCAATCTATGCTATAAAGAATGATTATACAGTGGTTGTTGCTAAAACTAAAAATAGTCTTTTAAGTTCTTTTCAAGAAGTAAAAAATATTAAAGAACTCCTAAAAAAGAATATTTCTCTAGACTCAATAAAAAGTTCTTTAGAAAATTCTGAGTTGATTGAATATCTAGAATATATTGAACAAAAAAACAATGAGGAATTCTTGAAACTAAAAAAAGAAAATAAACGTCTATGTGATTTTATTTTAGACTCTTTCTCTATAAATGAAAGAATAGCAGCTAAAAATGCTCCTTTAAATAAAAAAGAAAAAGAAAATTTAACTTATGATATTATAAAATATCTTGCAAAGAATTATTCTATTCCAGAGAATATATTTAAAACTTACCACTTTGTTCTTGATGAAGAAAAAAGATCAGTTCAATTACTTCACTATCATTATATAAAAATATAA